Proteins encoded together in one Leishmania donovani BPK282A1 complete genome, chromosome 33 window:
- a CDS encoding carboxypeptidase, putative, producing the protein MEAYKKLETIFTKVYRLDHFLGLGNWDMNTNMPPKGEESRGEAMAMLSELRFGFITAPEVKSLIESATKGSEELNAVQRANLREMRRAWKSATALPAEFVGRKMRLTTHAHSVWRDSRKANDFAKFLPVLRDLVALAREEGSYLAAGTSLSPYEALMNEYEPGITTQKLDEVYANVKSWLPQLLKDIVQKQSGESVIAFSQKFPQDKQEALCKEFMKIWHFDTDAGRLDVSPHPFTGMTKEDCRLTTNYIEDTFVQSLYGVIHESGHGKYEQNCGPREHITQPVCNARSLGLHESQSLFAEFQIGHATPFIDYLTTRLPEFFEAQPAFSQDNMRKSLQQVKPGYIRVDADEVCYPLHVILRYEIERDLMEGKMEVEDVPRAWNAKMQEYLGLSTEGRDDVGCLQDVHWSMGALGYFPTYSLGAMYAAQIMASIRKELGDDKVDECLRTGELGPLLEKQQEKIWDHGCLYETDDLMTRATGETLNPEYLRRHLEARYLNA; encoded by the coding sequence ATGGAGGCGTACAAGAAGCTGGAAACGATCTTTACGAAGGTCTACCGCCTGGACCACTTCCTCGGTCTGGGCAACTGGGACATGAACACAAACATGCCCCCCAAGGGCGAGGAATCACGCGGTGAGGCGATGGCGATGCTCTCGGAGCTCCGCTTTGGCTTCATCACGGCACCGGAGGTGAAAAGCCTGATTGAGAGTGCCACCAAGGGCAGCGAGGAGCTGAatgcggtgcagcgcgctaACTTGCGGGAGATGAGGCGTGCGTGGaagagcgccaccgccttgCCGGCTGAGTTTGTGGGCCGCAAGATGCGCCTCacgacacacgcgcacagcgtGTGGCGCGACAGCCGCAAAGCAAATGACTTCGCCAAGTTCCTACCGGTGCTCAGGGACCTGGTGGCGCTCGCCCGTGAGGAGGGCTCCTacctcgccgccggcacctccctctccccgtATGAGGCGCTCATGAACGAGTACGAGCCAGGAATCACGACACAAAAGCTGGATGAGGTGTACGCAAATGTAAAGtcgtggctgccgcagctgctaAAGGACATTGTGCAGAAGCAGTCCGGCGAGTCGGTGATTGCGTTCTCGCAGAAGTTCCCGCAGGACAAGCAGGAAGCACTGTGCAAGGAATTCATGAAGATCTGGCACTTCGACACCGATGCCGGTCGCCTCGACGTCAGCCCCCACCCTTTCACGGGAATGACGAAGGAGGACTGCCGACTCACAACAAACTACATCGAAGACACGTTTGTTCAGAGCTTGTATGGCGTCATCCACGAGAGTGGGCATGGCAAGTACGAGCAGAACTGTGGCCCACGCGAGCACATCACGCAGCCGGTGTGCAACGCCCGCTCTCTTGGCCTGCATGAGAGCCAGAGCCTCTTTGCGGAGTTTCAGATCGGCCACGCGACGCCCTTCATCGACTACCTCACAACTCGCCTTCCTGAGTTCTTCGAGGCGCAGCCAGCGTTCTCGCAGGACAACATGCGCaagtcgctgcagcaggtgaaGCCGGGCTACATTCGCGTCGATGCCGATGAGGTGTGCTACCCTCTGCACGTGATCCTGCGCTACGAGATCGAGCGCGACTTGATGGAGGGCAAAATGGAGGTGGAAGACGTGCCGCGCGCGTGGAACGCAAAGATGCAGGAGTACTTGGGTCTCTCAACGGAGGGCCGTGACGACGTTGGGTGCCTGCAGGACGTGCATTGGTCCATGGGTGCGCTCGGCTACTTTCCGACGTACTCGCTCGGCGCCATGTATGCGGCGCAGATCATGGCGAGCATCCGAAAGGAGCTGGGAGACGACAAGGTGGATGAGTGCCTGCGCACCGGTGAGCTCGGCCCCCTGCTGGAAaagcagcaggagaagaTCTGGGATCATGGGTGCCTGTACGAGACGGACGACCTCATGACGCGTGCGACGGGCGAGACGCTGAACCCCGAGtacctgcgccgccacctggaGGCGCGCTACCTAAACGCCTGA
- a CDS encoding UDP-N-acetylglucosamine pyrophosphorylase, putative gives MPSKAALLTVLAGSGQEHLVDDYDALSPSEQTTLATQILSYTNAQWKHMNVILRDSLRHLNSSNAAAGTGGGNAAKAASQITPPPADTIINVPALLAKRPSELEAIRAAGMRVVANGEGAVLLMAGGSGTRLGMTIPKGMLECDKLVSGRSLFAYHCQRIRKMERMAAAAAASPSQSSAVAAAGGASVPVGAGRGTMPLLVTTSDQNDTVTRQFFHEHNFFGLLPDQVFFSRQCSLPCYDEATGRVLMEARGSICLAPGGNAGVYESLAKASATTSGSQSVLAQIEARGVRYVQIVSVDNILARVGDPYFFGVAASCQAEVVLKTVPKVSAAEKVGVVAQVDGEWAVVEYTEIGDRRSAEKDPATGELAFNCGNIASHCCSLDFLAFAATYMETSTFYHAARKTIPTINGPAPAIKLEAFIFDVFRYAKDVPSRAERAKKAPLPDALQILQVDRSMEFAPIKNADGAAADTPMTAAQLLLDLHTKWVAEAIEAAPGTCAAASISTPGMYTTQERATALQRLRDGQCCWEISPLVSYEGEGLAAYVGQLIHRSATGIGVLGLEETTAGTASI, from the coding sequence ATGCCCTCGAAGGCCGCACTGCTGACTGTCTTGGCGGGGAGTGGCCAGGAGCATCTCGTTGACGACTACGACGCGCTTTCGCCATCAGAGCAGACGACACTGGCGACTCAAATTCTGTCGTACACGAATGCGCAGTGGAAGCACATGAACGTGATTCTGCGAGAcagcctgcgccacctgaATTCGAGCAACGCCGCGGCAGGTACAGGAGGGGGCAACGCTGCGAAGGCTGCCTCACAGATTACGCCTCCTCCGGCGGACACGATCATCAATGTTCCTGCTCTCCTCGCCAAGAGGCCCAGCGAGCTGGAAGCTATCCGAGCCGCTGGCATGCGCGTGGTCGCGAACGGTgagggggcggtgctgctgatggcgggcggaagcggcaccCGTCTTGGCATGACCATCCCAAAAGGTATGCTCGAGTGCGACAAGCTCGTCAGCGGACGCTCGCTCTTTGCGTACCACTGCCAGCGCATCCGCAAGATGGAGAGgatggccgctgccgctgccgcatcgccatcGCAGTCGTCTGCTGtagctgcagcaggtggtGCGTCCGTGCCAGTGGGCGCCGGCCGTGGGAcaatgccgctgctggtcaCGACGTCAGACCAGAATGACACCGTGACGCGGCAGTTTTTTCACGAACATAACTTCTTTGGGCTGCTTCCCGATCAGGTGTTCTTTTCTCGTCAATGCTCACTCCCGTGCTACGACGAGGCGACAGGGCGAGTGCTGATGGAGGCGAGAGGCAGTATTTGCCTCGCACCGGGCGGTAACGCCGGCGTCTACGAGAGTTTGGCCAAGGCGTCCGCCACAACGTCTGGCAGCCAGAGCGTGCTGGCGCAAATCGAAGCACGGGGCGTGCGCTATGTTCAAATCGTGAGTGTGGACAACATCCTCGCCAGGGTGGGTGATCCGTACTTCTTCGGCGTGGCCGCATCATGCCAGGCTGAGGTAGTCCTCAAGACGGTGCCAAAGGTGTCAGCGGCCGAGAAAGTCGGTGTCGTGGCGCAGGTGGACGGCGAATGGGCCGTCGTCGAGTACACGGAGATCGGGGATAGACGTTCCGCCGAAAAAGATCCGGCAACGGGCGAGCTTGCTTTCAACTGCGGCAACATCGCTTCCCACTGCTGCTCCCTTGATTTTCTGGCGTTTGCTGCCACGTACATGGAGACGAGCACCTTTTACCACGCAGCCCGCAAGACGATTCCGACCATTAACGGCCCCGCCCCCGCGATCAAGCTTGAGGCGTTTATCTTTGACGTCTTCCGCTACGCGAAGGACGTACCGAGTCGGGCGGAGCGAGCCaagaaggcgccgctgccggacgCATTGCAGATTCTGCAGGTGGACCGCAGCATGGAGTTTGCGCCGATTAAGAacgctgatggcgctgccgcggacACGCCAATGACCGCCGCTCAGCTGCTCTTGGACCTGCACACCAAATGGGTGGCCGAGGCTATCGAAGCGGCTCCGGGGACCTGTGCAGCGGCTTCAATCAGCACGCCGGGAATGTACACGACACAGGAgcgcgcgacggcgctccAGCGACTACGTGACGGGCAGTGTTGCTGGGAAATCTCTCCTCTCGTCTCGTATGAGGGCGAGGGGCTCGCGGCATACGTAGGGCAGTTGATTCACCGATCTGCCACTGGCATCGGTGTCTTAGGCCTGGAAGAGACAACAGCGGGCACGGCGAGCATATGA
- a CDS encoding recombinase rad51, putative: MALIECAESLSSSTKAKLQDAGILYVSEVVALLSSTGYRAGDDGDGKPASALRYLSTVLKHHVSPSDPRAPRRLRRDAGGDDRGAVNDQGEPASVSCSIETTVPSNLCKETEASRFLNLTEDEMREIVEMATRATVGADGEHKGGNDTAFSAQGRDSVHGVMSSLPPRPPACLSRSADSAPETRVHAHKGGSRSGAIPGCRTVREMHAEFQARQAQGFPTHVTTFSRELDGVLGGGVPVGGVTEISGPPGVGKTQLLMQLAVSCAMPVEFGGMGGACLFVDTEGSFVAERLEQMATAAVSLVRAILLTQPQPPRNETTMAPSSDARLSRESPKKRGRSPPLDPRKALRSHGHCTGLGAASGIQEEFTVESVLQRVHYIRVTDLVGLLALLHSLPSWFEEERTAEAKSVATSGTAETPTHSSGPGDSSANSARAAVRMVLIDSIALPFRSSDDFHREGLMSSTGSGEDSAMHLLGDPGRIAAHNGPLSQFPNRLLSKHGLWRRSRLLFQCSTLLERLAATFQLAIVVTNHMTTKVLHGTAFNGTENGSSAEGSGCSAPNSAANGGQRRQSVLVPALGDAWGQGLSTRLLLSFHHYDVPACSFVDRPSSPTAAAACTEDVVYSLSSQQQQLPTSLRSVVQHRVVRVLKCSGQPRRETCFAVTSKGIRDARRDMVSKRVAKATGAGESRE, from the coding sequence ATGGCACTGATCGAGTGCGCCGAgtcgctgtcctcctccaccaaGGCGAAACTGCAGGACGCTGGCATCCTCTACGTTTCGGAGGTTgtcgcccttctctcctcgACGGGTTACCGCGCTGgtgatgacggcgacggcaagcCGGCTTCAGCGCTGCGGTACCTCAGCACTGTATTGAAGCATCACGTCTCCCCGAGTGACCCCCGAGCACCACGCCGACTGAGAAGAGATGCCGGCGGAGATGACCGTGGCGCTGTTAATGACCAGGGTGAGCCGGCCAGCGTCTCGTGCAGCATCGAGACGACGGTACCATCGAATCTCTGCAAAGAGACCGAGGCGTCAAGGTTCCTGAATCTCACCGAGGACGAGATGCGCGAAATTGTCGAGATGGCGACGCGTGCCACCGTAGGGGCGGATGGGGAACACAAGGGAGGCAACGATACTGCCTTCAGCGCGCAAGGGAGAGATTCCGTTCATGGTGTGATGTCATCTTTGCCTCCTCGCCCACCGGCTTGCTTATCCCGGTCTGCGGACTCTGCACCCGAGACACGCGTACACGCTCACAAGGGTGGCAGTCGCTCTGGTGCGATCCCGGGCTGCCGCACAGTGCGTGAGATGCACGCAGAATTCCAGGCCCGTCAAGCGCAGGGCTTTCCGACCCACGTGACAACCTTCTCTCGCGAGCTCGACGGCGTACTTGGCGGTGGTGTTCCCGTTGGCGGCGTCACCGAGATCAGTGGGCCCCCTGGCGTTGGAAAGACACAGCTGTTGATGCAGCTAGCTGTTAGCTGTGCCATGCCAGTAGAGTTCGGAGGGATGGGTGGCGCGTGCCTTTTCGTTGATACGGAGGGCAGCTTTGTGGCTGAGCGCTTAGAACAaatggcgacggcggcggtgtccCTCGTGCGCGCCATCCTTctcacgcagccgcagccgccacgaaACGAGACGACCATGGCGCCGTCATCAGACGCGCGACTGTCACGAGAGTCGCCTAAAAAGCGAGGCCGCTCGCCCCCGCTGGACCCCCGAAAGGCATTGCGTTCGCACGGTCATTGCACGGGCTTGGGTGCCGCATCAGGCATTCAAGAGGAGTTCACGGTGGAGTCCGTGTTGCAGCGTGTGCACTACATCCGAGTAACAGACCTGGTAGGActgctggcgctcctgcacAGTCTGCCGTCGTGGTTTGAGGAGGAGCGGACTGCCGAGGCGAAGAGTGTTGCCACGAGTGGCACAGCAGAGACACCGACGCATTCTTCAGGGCCGGGTGACAGCTCTGCCAACAGCGCCCGCGCGGCAGTGCGGATGGTGCTGATAGACTCGATCGCGTTGCCGTTCCGCTCCTCCGACGACTTCCACAGAGAAGGACTCATGAGCAGCACCGGTAGCGGTGAGGATAGCGCCATGCATCTGCTCGGCGACCCTGGTAGGATTGCTGCGCACAACGGCCCCCTCTCGCAGTTCCCCAACAGACTCTTGTCGAAGCACGGACTCTGGCGACggtcgcggctgctgttTCAGTGCAGTacgctgctggagcgacTGGCAGCCACATTTCAGCTGGCCATCGTCGTGACCAACCATATGACCACCAAGGTGCTGCACGGCACTGCTTTCAATGGCACTGAAAACGGCAGCTCAGCTGAGGGGTCTGGTTGCTCTGCGCCAAACAGCGCGGCGAACGGAGGCCAACGTCGGCAGAGCGTTCTCGTCCCGGCGCTCGGTGACGCGTGGGGCCAGGGCCTCTCCACGCGGCTTCTGCTTTCTTTCCATCACTACGACGTTCCTGCCTGTAGTTTTGTTGATCGACCCAGCTcgccgacggcagctgcagcgtgcaCGGAAGACGTTGTCTACTCCCTGTCatcacagcagcaacagctgcCAACCTCTCTGCGCAGCGTGGTGCAGCACCGGGTGGTGCGGGTGCTCAAGTGCAGCGGCCAGCCGAGGCGGGAGACGTGCTTCGCCGTGACGTCGAAGGGGATTCGTGACGCTCGCAGGGACATGGTGTCGAAACGCGTTGCGAAAGCTACTGGCGCCGGAGAATCGCGCGAATAG
- a CDS encoding isocitrate dehydrogenase, putative encodes MAESIAFAKGALVVPSCPIIPYIEGDGIGKEITEVAHRVFDAAVAKEYGTTRKISWLEVLAGEKAFEQKGTWLPEETIEAFDKHRIGMKGPLTTPVGEGIRSLNVVLRHRLDLFVCQRPVRWFTGVGSPIRHPEWVDMVVFRENTEDIYSGIEWDQGTPEAAKFADFLKKEMGVTTVRFPETSAYGVKPVSLEGSERLVRAAVQYAIDHHLPSVTLVHKGNIMKFTEGGFKKWGYALAEREFPGAIFTMTQYDAIKEKSGKEAAETALREAMDSGKVVIKDCICDAFLQNTILRPLDYSVIATMNLNGDYVSDQLAALVGGIGIAPGANINYVTGHAIFEATHGTAPDIAGQGKANPSSLILSGAMMFDYMGWSEVSARIINALEMVFQANMATVDLARQMAGARALSTAEFGEAIIKKINGDEV; translated from the coding sequence ATGGCGGAATCCATCGCTTTCGCGAAGGgggcgctggtggtgccaAGTTGCCCCATTATCCCCTACATTGAGGGGGACGGCATTGGCAAGGAGATCACGGAGGTGGCACACCGCGTCTTTgatgcggcggtggcgaaggagtACGGCACCACCCGGAAGATTTCGTGGTTAGAGGTGCTCGCAGGGGAGAAAGCGTTTGAGCAGAAGGGCACCTGGCTGCCGGAGGAGACCATCGAAGCATTCGACAAGCACCGCATTGGCATGAAGGGCCCGCTGACGACCCCTGTTGGTGAGGGGATACGCTCGCTCAACGTGGTGCTGCGTCATCGGCTGGACTTGTTCGTGTGCCAGCGCCCCGTGCGATGGTTCACCGGCGTCGGATCGCCGATCCGTCACCCGGAGTGGGTGGACATGGTTGTGTTCCGCGAGAACACGGAGGACATATACTCTGGCATCGAGTGGGACCAGGGCACTCCCGAGGCTGCCAAATTTGCAGACTTTCTGAAGAAGGAGATGGGCGTGACGACGGTGCGCTTCCCTGAGACGAGCGCGTACGGTGTGAAGCCGGTTTCGCTAGAGGGAAGCGAGCGGCTGgtgcgtgcagcggtgcagtACGCTATCGATCACCATCTTCCGTCTGTCACGTTGGTGCACAAAGGCAACATCATGAAGTTCACAGAGGGTGGCTTCAAGAAGTGGGGCTACGCCTTGGCCGAGCGTGAGTTCCCCGGGGCCATCTTTACAATGACGCAGTACGACGCCATCAAGGAGAAAAGCGGCAAGGAGGCGGCtgagacggcgctgcgcgaggcgaTGGACAGCGGCAAAGTAGTTATCAAGGATTGCATCTGCGACGCCTTTCTGCAAAACACAATTCTCCGCCCATTAGACTATAGCGTGATTGCAACCATGAACCTGAACGGCGATTACGTGTCTGATCAGCTGGCCGCGCTTGTCGGTGGCATCGGCATCGCGCCAGGCGCGAACATCAACTATGTGACCGGCCACGCTATTTTCGAGGCAACGCATGGGACGGCGCCGGATATTGCTGGACAAGGTAAAGCGAACCCGTCCTCGCTCATCCTGTCTGGGGCTATGATGTTCGACTACATGGGCTGGTCCGAGGTGTCGGCGCGCATCATCAATGCGCTTGAGATGGTCTTTCAGGCAAACATGGCAACCGTCGATCTTGCGCGGCAGATGGCCGGCGCCAGGGCACTCTCGACAGCAGAATTTGGGGAGGCGATCATCAAGAAGATCAACGGCGACGAGGTGTag